In Mycobacterium sp. JS623, one genomic interval encodes:
- a CDS encoding response regulator yields the protein MISVLIVEDEPLIAEAHRTYLGRLSGFSVVAVAHTARDAMRAASEALAAETPIDLVLLDIGLPDANGIALASGLSGLRPAPDIIAITSERDLEMVRAAVGRGALAYLLKPFTFAAFRDRLERYQRYREALPAGTDAASQAEVDRALAELRVSSDRSAAPKGAAPGTNDEIARAVRDSVDGITAEEVAKQIGVSRVTAWRYLERLADEGTVTRQTDYGKAGRPKTRYTWR from the coding sequence GTGATCAGCGTGCTGATCGTCGAGGACGAGCCGCTGATCGCCGAGGCGCATCGTACGTATCTCGGTCGGCTGTCGGGGTTTTCAGTCGTCGCTGTCGCACACACCGCCCGCGATGCCATGCGCGCCGCGTCGGAAGCGCTCGCGGCCGAGACGCCAATTGATTTGGTGCTGCTCGATATTGGACTGCCCGACGCCAACGGCATCGCGCTGGCGTCGGGCCTGTCGGGCCTGCGCCCTGCACCAGACATCATCGCGATCACGTCCGAACGTGATCTGGAGATGGTGCGGGCCGCCGTCGGCCGCGGCGCGCTGGCTTATCTGCTCAAACCGTTCACGTTCGCGGCGTTCCGCGACCGACTGGAGCGCTACCAGCGCTACCGCGAGGCATTGCCTGCAGGCACCGATGCTGCCAGCCAGGCCGAGGTCGACCGCGCACTGGCCGAATTGCGGGTCAGCTCAGACAGATCCGCTGCACCCAAGGGCGCCGCGCCGGGCACCAACGACGAAATCGCCCGTGCTGTCCGGGATTCCGTCGACGGCATTACCGCCGAGGAGGTGGCCAAGCAGATCGGTGTGTCACGGGTGACGGCCTGGCGTTATCTCGAACGCCTCGCCGACGAGGGCACGGTCACGCGGCAGACCGACTACGGCAAGGCCGGCCGCCCGAAAACCCGCTACACCTGGCGCTAG
- a CDS encoding YncE family protein, producing the protein MKMANYLLPKSTTDSHVNNEAHIHPDVAAVGRVAVRRGPIGDIAAGDVVVVTNHGHDSISFVNPDGLVLEQTVGVPGEPVAVVISADRAYVSTTSAKYDCVSVVDTNTRTVIASYPLAFGVTALAISPDGKRVYAGRTGDSHVDVAVIDTTAERVGTIDIASGAGIGIDAITVDPTGKRLYVATTDARGSQLVVVDAETTRVDRKVWVGSPIRDVAFADGTAYVLTSDRERGGAVSVIDMATNRITDTIELGVGAPTQMALSPDKTRAYIVDYDHVAVVCTLTHQVVTKITIDARPSCVAVTSEGGRLVVADYDGHVGVFTVASTLPTFYSQLVATEPIALRERALEPVTA; encoded by the coding sequence ATGAAGATGGCTAACTATTTGTTGCCAAAGAGCACTACTGATTCGCATGTGAATAACGAGGCGCACATCCACCCGGACGTCGCTGCCGTGGGACGCGTCGCCGTCCGGCGCGGGCCGATCGGCGACATTGCCGCTGGCGACGTCGTCGTCGTCACCAATCACGGCCACGACAGCATCTCGTTCGTCAACCCCGATGGACTCGTCCTCGAGCAGACGGTCGGGGTCCCCGGCGAGCCGGTTGCCGTCGTCATCTCGGCTGACCGCGCCTACGTGAGCACCACGTCCGCGAAATACGACTGCGTCTCGGTGGTCGACACCAACACCAGGACCGTCATCGCGTCATACCCGCTGGCCTTCGGCGTCACCGCCCTGGCCATCAGCCCGGACGGCAAGCGCGTCTATGCGGGCCGCACTGGCGACAGCCACGTCGACGTCGCTGTCATCGACACCACCGCTGAGCGCGTCGGCACCATCGACATCGCGTCCGGTGCCGGCATCGGCATCGACGCCATCACCGTCGACCCGACCGGCAAGCGGCTGTATGTCGCCACCACCGACGCCCGCGGCAGTCAGCTCGTCGTCGTCGACGCCGAGACCACACGCGTCGATCGCAAGGTGTGGGTCGGGTCGCCGATCCGCGACGTCGCCTTCGCCGACGGCACCGCGTATGTCCTGACGTCGGATCGCGAGCGCGGAGGCGCCGTCAGCGTCATCGACATGGCGACCAACCGGATCACCGACACCATCGAGCTCGGCGTCGGCGCTCCCACACAGATGGCGCTGAGCCCAGACAAGACCCGCGCGTACATCGTCGACTACGACCATGTCGCGGTGGTCTGCACGCTGACCCATCAGGTGGTCACCAAGATCACGATCGACGCTCGACCCTCTTGTGTCGCAGTGACTTCCGAAGGTGGCAGGCTCGTCGTCGCCGACTACGACGGCCATGTCGGTGTCTTCACCGTCGCTTCGACCTTGCCGACGTTCTATTCGCAGCTTGTGGCCACCGAGCCGATCGCGCTGCGGGAGCGTGCACTGGAGCCCGTAACCGCCTGA
- a CDS encoding YkvA family protein, which translates to MWHDWWTIPLGIVGGLVLIWSVLAIVLWLTKPGDYDLKDALRLLPDLIRLIKRLAADPATPRGVRIRLLLLLGYLALPFDLIPDFVPVLGYADDAIIVALALRSVTRSAGPDALAKHWPGAPEGLATLNRLCRLNGK; encoded by the coding sequence GTGTGGCACGACTGGTGGACGATTCCGCTCGGCATCGTCGGCGGGCTGGTGCTGATCTGGAGCGTGCTTGCGATTGTGCTGTGGCTGACCAAGCCCGGCGACTACGACCTCAAGGACGCCCTGCGGCTGCTGCCCGACCTGATCCGCCTGATCAAGCGTCTGGCCGCGGACCCGGCAACTCCGCGTGGCGTCCGGATCAGGCTGTTGCTGCTCCTCGGCTATCTCGCACTGCCGTTCGACCTCATTCCGGACTTCGTTCCGGTGCTCGGTTACGCCGACGACGCGATCATCGTCGCGCTGGCGCTGCGCTCGGTGACGCGCAGTGCAGGACCCGACGCGTTGGCCAAGCACTGGCCGGGCGCCCCGGAGGGGCTCGCGACCCTCAACAGACTGTGTCGGCTGAACGGCAAATGA
- a CDS encoding peptidoglycan-binding protein: MAVVLRPGDSNDLVRLLQARLNRDYPLYSNLVVDGIYGLRTTAVVREFQRRAGLVVDGIAGPRTLGRLGLNFDQPPPLPTNLPFFYCASGTWATPFQGPPFDVGWRVEQMGLVRNQPVGYPAAGFLYPNPFLSYDESVADGVAELMRLILMNAGQFYLCGYSQGAEVVVRTLRLMLPGQPLAHRAGDLLKVITFGSPCRPPGPTLLGNNPPGAGISGIYTPEQFRSRTYDFVLDGDMYATTTDDTLLHLGYEALTPLELELPFALKIFTLIQSNEFLALLNLANTPETFAKVVKTSIVVGDFLIRNPHIHYGDWPDFNGVTAVDRAVQIVAIGSTGGP; the protein is encoded by the coding sequence ATGGCAGTTGTGTTGCGACCGGGTGATAGTAATGATCTTGTCCGGCTGTTGCAGGCCCGGCTGAACCGCGACTATCCGCTGTACTCCAACCTCGTCGTCGACGGAATCTACGGCCTGCGCACCACCGCGGTGGTCCGCGAATTCCAGCGACGGGCCGGGCTGGTGGTCGACGGCATCGCGGGTCCGCGGACGCTCGGCCGGCTCGGCCTCAACTTCGACCAACCCCCGCCGTTGCCCACGAATCTGCCCTTCTTTTACTGCGCCTCCGGCACCTGGGCCACGCCGTTCCAGGGGCCGCCGTTCGATGTGGGCTGGCGTGTCGAGCAGATGGGTCTGGTCCGCAATCAACCCGTCGGATATCCCGCGGCGGGCTTCTTGTATCCGAATCCGTTCCTGAGCTACGACGAATCGGTCGCGGACGGTGTCGCCGAACTGATGCGGCTGATCCTGATGAATGCCGGGCAGTTCTACCTCTGCGGCTACAGCCAGGGGGCCGAGGTGGTGGTGCGCACGCTGCGGCTGATGCTGCCCGGTCAGCCGCTTGCGCACCGCGCCGGCGATCTGCTCAAGGTGATCACTTTCGGCAGTCCATGTCGTCCGCCCGGTCCGACATTGCTAGGCAACAACCCACCGGGAGCCGGCATCTCCGGCATCTACACGCCTGAGCAGTTCCGTTCGCGCACATACGATTTCGTTTTGGATGGCGACATGTACGCGACGACGACCGACGATACGCTGCTGCACCTCGGCTACGAGGCGCTCACCCCGCTCGAGCTCGAGCTGCCGTTCGCACTGAAGATCTTCACGCTGATCCAGAGCAACGAGTTCCTCGCCCTGCTCAACCTCGCGAACACGCCGGAGACGTTCGCGAAGGTGGTGAAGACGTCGATCGTCGTCGGTGACTTCTTGATCCGCAACCCGCACATCCACTACGGCGACTGGCCGGACTTCAACGGCGTCACCGCCGTCGACCGCGCGGTGCAGATCGTCGCGATAGGCTCCACCGGCGGGCCGTGA
- a CDS encoding esterase family protein has translation MRLLLGRICVVLLAVLATVAVESPTAAAYSRKGLPVESLDVPSPSMGRNIKVQFQGGGPHSVLLLDGLRAQDDASGWDVNTAAFEWFYQSGVSVIMPVGGQSSFYSDWYQPATGSSGTLTYKWETFLTQELPAWLAANKAQAPTGNAVVGLSMSGSAALTLAIWHPTQFIFASSLSGYLNPSNGLWPTLIGVSMKDAGGYNASNMWGPTTDPAWRRNDPMVNISTLVANNTALWIYCGNGVTSELDDGANFGNQYSAQFLENITLSTNKEFQQKYVAAGGHNAVFNFPTDGTHSWGYWGSQLQAMKPDLVRIIGAPPPPPS, from the coding sequence GTGAGGCTATTGCTCGGCAGAATCTGCGTGGTGTTGTTGGCGGTGCTCGCGACGGTCGCGGTTGAATCGCCGACGGCCGCAGCGTATTCCCGCAAGGGGTTGCCTGTGGAGTCCCTCGACGTTCCGTCGCCGTCGATGGGCCGCAACATCAAGGTGCAATTCCAGGGCGGTGGACCGCACTCCGTGCTTCTGCTCGACGGGCTTCGCGCTCAGGACGACGCCAGCGGCTGGGACGTCAATACCGCGGCATTCGAATGGTTCTACCAGTCGGGCGTCTCAGTGATCATGCCCGTCGGCGGCCAATCCAGCTTCTATTCGGACTGGTACCAGCCGGCGACGGGAAGCTCGGGAACCCTCACGTACAAGTGGGAGACCTTCCTGACGCAGGAACTGCCGGCGTGGCTGGCCGCGAACAAGGCGCAGGCACCGACTGGCAATGCCGTTGTCGGACTGTCGATGTCGGGTAGCGCGGCGTTGACCCTGGCGATCTGGCATCCGACGCAGTTCATCTTCGCTAGCTCGCTATCTGGATACCTCAACCCGTCAAACGGCTTGTGGCCCACGCTGATCGGCGTGTCGATGAAGGACGCGGGTGGTTACAACGCTTCCAACATGTGGGGGCCGACGACCGACCCCGCCTGGCGTCGCAACGATCCGATGGTCAACATCAGCACATTGGTGGCCAACAACACGGCGCTGTGGATCTACTGCGGCAACGGTGTCACCTCTGAGCTCGACGACGGCGCGAATTTCGGCAATCAATACAGTGCCCAGTTCCTGGAGAACATCACGCTGTCGACAAACAAGGAGTTCCAGCAGAAATACGTTGCGGCCGGCGGTCACAACGCGGTGTTCAACTTCCCGACCGACGGCACACACAGTTGGGGTTATTGGGGTTCGCAGCTGCAGGCCATGAAGCCCGATCTGGTGCGGATAATCGGCGCCCCACCGCCCCCACCGAGCTAG
- a CDS encoding HPP family protein, whose protein sequence is MATLRALTALTREPWLIPPLAASMALVIGGAHFPLSQPRNVIGGHIMSAIVGGFVGT, encoded by the coding sequence GTGGCCACTCTGAGGGCGCTGACGGCGCTGACCCGGGAGCCCTGGCTGATTCCCCCGTTGGCGGCCAGCATGGCGTTGGTGATCGGCGGTGCGCATTTCCCGCTGTCACAGCCGCGCAATGTCATCGGCGGGCACATCATGTCGGCGATCGTCGGGGGATTTGTCGGCACGTAG
- a CDS encoding HPP family protein: MNAIWGGALAGALALGVMKLMRMSHSPAATMAMIAVAPAIPRWEFVALIGSAAAILVAVGLVGNKINRAKYPHYWWQASVRFTEAPNGTPLLDYVRSVEPPHNYVHEASSSVVHHQNYLNNHDDQALCGLAFENPAPLDPTFRPAAVCPDCEARLVEYHLKWWRERAEAATAELDELRAKYRELVGHGDDLEVRAEPSAESRETQTGSTAEQGEPTPLLDRARKELVELCRRFDESVPYFRLKNCMDAFSDKLTSEERVLLAEEIGAEGSLIRWCTHEIEGRGGRVTNSPVHSDADTMMDAWTEDYYQTPKKTKWRLGRSRSHEAS; encoded by the coding sequence GTGAACGCGATATGGGGCGGCGCGCTTGCCGGGGCACTGGCGCTTGGCGTCATGAAGCTGATGCGGATGTCGCATTCACCGGCGGCCACGATGGCGATGATCGCTGTCGCACCTGCGATTCCGCGCTGGGAGTTTGTCGCCCTAATCGGTTCTGCCGCAGCCATTCTTGTTGCCGTAGGCCTGGTGGGCAACAAGATCAACCGCGCGAAGTATCCCCATTACTGGTGGCAAGCGTCGGTTCGTTTCACTGAAGCGCCAAACGGGACACCGCTCCTCGACTACGTTCGCAGTGTGGAACCACCCCACAACTACGTGCACGAGGCATCCTCCTCGGTGGTGCACCACCAGAACTACCTCAACAACCACGATGACCAAGCGCTCTGTGGGCTAGCGTTCGAGAATCCGGCGCCGCTAGACCCCACATTCCGTCCAGCCGCGGTCTGCCCAGACTGCGAGGCGAGGCTGGTTGAGTACCACCTCAAATGGTGGCGTGAGCGAGCCGAAGCGGCCACGGCTGAGCTCGATGAGCTGCGCGCCAAGTACCGCGAGCTGGTGGGGCACGGCGACGACCTGGAAGTCAGGGCAGAGCCGAGCGCCGAGAGCCGTGAGACGCAGACCGGGTCTACCGCGGAACAAGGCGAACCGACGCCCCTGCTGGACCGGGCCCGAAAGGAACTCGTAGAGCTGTGCCGGAGATTCGATGAAAGTGTTCCGTACTTTCGCCTGAAGAACTGTATGGACGCGTTCAGCGACAAGCTGACGTCTGAGGAGCGGGTGCTTCTCGCCGAGGAGATCGGCGCTGAGGGGTCGTTGATACGGTGGTGCACCCATGAGATCGAAGGTCGCGGAGGGCGGGTGACGAACAGCCCCGTGCACAGCGACGCCGACACGATGATGGATGCCTGGACCGAGGACTACTACCAAACGCCGAAGAAGACCAAGTGGCGGCTCGGACGGTCGAGGTCACACGAGGCCAGCTGA
- a CDS encoding SDR family NAD(P)-dependent oxidoreductase → MTRLTEKAALVIGGASGIGLAIAERFTAEGAAVLITGRRQTDLEEALTRIGSGARAVVADPSRRADLQAAVETMKRDAGRIDVLVVNAATSISARIDDATEEDFDRQMELNVRALFFAVQLSLPLMGKGAAIVLIGSIGDQLGTEGYGIYNASKAAVRSLARTWTAELAPRGIRVNVVSPGPTDTAMFASVSDDIRASLTAAIPMGRLGRPDEIASAALFLASDDSSFVTGAELCVDGGMAQV, encoded by the coding sequence TTGACTCGACTGACGGAAAAGGCCGCATTGGTGATCGGCGGAGCCAGCGGCATCGGACTGGCAATCGCGGAACGCTTTACCGCCGAGGGCGCAGCCGTTCTGATCACCGGGCGACGCCAAACCGACCTCGAGGAGGCATTGACACGCATCGGATCCGGCGCCCGCGCCGTGGTCGCTGATCCAAGCCGTCGAGCGGACTTGCAGGCAGCGGTTGAAACGATGAAGCGCGACGCCGGGCGCATCGATGTACTCGTGGTCAACGCTGCAACCTCCATTTCCGCGCGAATCGACGACGCCACCGAAGAGGACTTCGACCGGCAGATGGAACTCAACGTGCGAGCGCTGTTCTTCGCGGTCCAACTCTCGCTGCCCTTGATGGGAAAGGGCGCGGCCATCGTCCTCATTGGGTCGATCGGTGACCAGCTCGGCACGGAGGGCTACGGCATCTACAACGCCAGCAAGGCAGCCGTGCGGTCACTGGCGCGGACCTGGACCGCCGAGTTGGCACCGCGCGGCATCCGGGTCAACGTGGTGAGTCCGGGACCAACCGACACCGCGATGTTCGCCTCTGTGTCCGATGACATTCGCGCCTCGCTGACCGCCGCAATTCCGATGGGACGATTGGGTCGTCCTGACGAGATCGCCTCAGCCGCACTGTTTCTCGCAAGTGACGACAGCAGTTTCGTGACCGGTGCCGAACTGTGCGTCGACGGTGGAATGGCTCAGGTGTGA
- a CDS encoding TetR/AcrR family transcriptional regulator encodes MRSRGWAGLTPSSDEEAISRILTAVDEEVAERGSGIRLADVARRLGVTRQTVYRYFPNADALLIASSMRAVNGFIDQLVEHVRGLNDPVTAVVECVSFGVENLTGDPQLESLLTNRPEGQAVTSLTSDTAIAFCLSVFQRLDVDWKLHGFDTTALGELAEMTLRTVQSLLTDPGQQRDEIALRRFVARWLGPAILYPRMASLSIHESGHT; translated from the coding sequence ATGCGTAGTCGTGGCTGGGCGGGTCTGACTCCCTCATCGGACGAAGAGGCGATCTCGCGAATTCTGACTGCGGTAGACGAAGAGGTCGCCGAACGCGGATCAGGGATTCGCCTTGCCGACGTCGCCCGCAGGCTCGGTGTCACTCGCCAGACGGTCTACCGGTACTTTCCCAATGCCGACGCGCTGCTCATCGCCAGCTCGATGCGTGCGGTCAACGGATTCATCGACCAACTCGTAGAACACGTCCGCGGACTCAACGACCCGGTCACTGCAGTCGTCGAATGCGTTTCCTTCGGAGTCGAAAACCTCACCGGCGATCCACAGCTGGAGAGCCTGTTGACCAATCGACCGGAGGGCCAAGCTGTTACCTCGCTGACCTCCGACACAGCGATTGCATTTTGCTTGTCGGTCTTCCAGCGCCTCGATGTCGATTGGAAACTTCACGGCTTCGACACCACCGCGCTCGGCGAGCTCGCCGAAATGACCCTGCGCACTGTGCAGTCCCTCCTGACCGATCCCGGGCAGCAACGCGACGAAATTGCACTACGTCGCTTTGTTGCGCGATGGCTCGGTCCAGCGATCCTTTATCCACGGATGGCGTCGCTGTCGATTCACGAAAGCGGTCACACCTGA
- a CDS encoding cytochrome P450: protein MNGTAPDVFEAGLPAFNYSLAATPHDILEDIRLAQSRAPIAIGPLGPEILSYELARDILRDNRFRLPPGITLAAQGITSGPLFDKMASSLLGLDGAPHVRLRKLVSKAFTPRATSRLQDTIHEVVNGLIDQVVDAGRCDVVTDIARPYPTPIMCALLGAPRQDWHLFADWTEEVFKALNFQPDVTFDEAAIMRAWGELDAYVDHMVAARRKNLTDDLLSELIRAESDGDRLNLDELRMLVAGFLMAGTDTTRNQLAASVQVLCEHPDQWAKLRDHPQLAMQAVEESMRHSPAACIVPRTAIEDVEFGGYTFPAGTFVLANTFAANRDPAIYDDADRFDIARKDAPAILTFGGGAHYCLGANLARRELAEALIVLTRRLPAPHRVGPAPWKSLLGMTGPTTLPIEFTSERLVTADA from the coding sequence ATGAACGGCACCGCTCCCGACGTCTTCGAAGCTGGCCTCCCCGCGTTCAATTACAGCCTCGCCGCCACTCCGCACGACATCCTCGAAGACATCCGGCTGGCACAATCGCGTGCGCCCATCGCCATCGGACCTCTCGGTCCTGAGATACTGTCCTACGAGTTGGCTCGGGACATATTGCGCGACAACAGATTCCGACTGCCACCCGGCATCACTCTAGCGGCGCAGGGCATCACGTCCGGTCCGTTGTTCGACAAGATGGCGAGCAGCCTCCTGGGTCTGGACGGTGCACCACATGTTCGGTTGCGCAAACTGGTTTCCAAGGCGTTCACTCCCCGCGCGACATCTCGCCTCCAAGACACGATCCACGAGGTGGTGAACGGGCTGATCGATCAGGTGGTGGACGCCGGACGGTGCGACGTCGTGACCGACATCGCGCGTCCATACCCCACCCCGATCATGTGCGCGCTGCTTGGTGCGCCCCGCCAGGATTGGCACCTGTTCGCGGACTGGACGGAGGAGGTCTTCAAGGCCCTCAACTTTCAGCCAGATGTCACCTTCGACGAAGCCGCGATCATGCGGGCGTGGGGCGAACTGGACGCCTACGTCGACCACATGGTCGCCGCCCGCCGAAAGAATCTGACCGATGATCTGCTCTCCGAACTCATTCGCGCTGAAAGCGACGGCGACCGGCTGAATCTCGACGAACTCCGCATGCTGGTGGCCGGCTTCTTGATGGCGGGAACCGATACGACGCGAAATCAACTGGCGGCGTCGGTGCAGGTGCTCTGCGAGCATCCGGATCAATGGGCAAAGCTGCGCGACCATCCGCAACTTGCGATGCAGGCGGTCGAGGAGAGCATGCGCCACTCACCCGCAGCCTGCATCGTGCCGCGAACCGCCATTGAAGACGTCGAGTTCGGTGGCTACACGTTCCCGGCAGGGACCTTCGTACTCGCGAACACCTTTGCAGCCAACCGAGATCCAGCGATCTACGACGACGCCGACCGCTTCGACATCGCCCGCAAGGACGCACCGGCAATTCTGACCTTCGGCGGTGGCGCGCACTACTGTCTAGGGGCGAACCTTGCACGCCGGGAACTGGCGGAAGCACTCATAGTCCTCACCCGCCGCCTCCCGGCCCCGCATCGCGTCGGTCCGGCCCCGTGGAAATCCCTGCTGGGAATGACCGGTCCGACAACCCTTCCGATCGAATTCACCAGCGAAAGACTCGTGACGGCGGATGCGTAG
- a CDS encoding alpha/beta fold hydrolase — protein sequence MDFSTDKGGGLYFEERGQGVPVLLVHPAGATASTWGGVADDLAKHGRVIAYDRRGYRRSGGAPANSIPMHTSDAAALLDRLQCPPAVVVGTSIGATIAIDLALRRPDLVRAVVAHESPWHVTRHPPTHRRSARSPRWDGWRRDASMRARLKHFSASPTPTATVARRGTSSLRSGDAQSGRTPKPRLWISAPLSATIQGRRTWRP from the coding sequence TTGGACTTTTCAACGGACAAAGGGGGCGGCTTGTACTTCGAAGAGAGGGGACAGGGGGTCCCCGTCCTTCTCGTCCACCCCGCCGGCGCTACTGCTTCCACCTGGGGAGGCGTCGCGGACGATCTCGCCAAACATGGTCGGGTGATCGCCTATGACCGGCGCGGGTACCGCCGATCAGGAGGCGCACCGGCGAATTCGATCCCTATGCACACGTCGGACGCCGCCGCGCTCCTCGACCGATTGCAGTGCCCGCCTGCGGTAGTTGTCGGCACAAGCATCGGCGCGACCATCGCCATCGATCTTGCCCTCCGTCGCCCCGATCTCGTCCGCGCTGTCGTCGCCCACGAGTCGCCGTGGCATGTAACCCGACATCCGCCCACCCATCGCAGGTCGGCGCGCTCACCAAGATGGGATGGCTGGCGTCGCGACGCCAGCATGCGCGCGCGGCTGAAGCATTTCTCCGCTTCGCCTACACCTACCGCGACGGTGGCACGGCGTGGGACGTCTTCCCTGAGGAGTGGCGACGCACAGTCAGGGAGAACGCCGAAGCCGCGATTGTGGATATCCGCACCGCTATCGGCAACTATCCAAGGGCGAAGGACCTGGCGGCCGTGA
- a CDS encoding diaminopimelate decarboxylase, with protein MTAHSLDNLWSLPADVVAWFEHGTDHDAKRLALVDETVALRRSALYRKAFKGIAISYPAALLELDAVAVWMRRERVTVEVTSGGELDQAIANGVDPKYIVMHSGDAASIRRGVEAGAARFVVGSRRQIADVAAGAERLQRIVVDAPSGSALVSDALTHPELDVIGLHCSLDDDDDAIGAVKLRQMVAEMARIRREQGVLLTRISLADLEVGDRFLEPRILRRVAEAVGEVVGDACAQYRYPRPALTVSPTRTALLPA; from the coding sequence ATGACCGCGCACTCGCTCGACAATCTTTGGTCGCTCCCCGCGGACGTAGTCGCGTGGTTCGAGCATGGCACGGACCACGATGCGAAACGGCTTGCGCTCGTTGACGAAACCGTTGCCCTGCGCCGCAGCGCCCTCTACCGCAAGGCTTTTAAGGGCATTGCCATCAGCTATCCGGCTGCGTTGCTGGAACTAGACGCGGTGGCGGTGTGGATGCGGCGCGAACGCGTCACGGTCGAAGTCACCAGCGGCGGCGAGCTTGATCAGGCGATTGCGAACGGGGTTGACCCGAAGTACATCGTCATGCACTCCGGGGATGCTGCGTCGATCCGCCGCGGGGTCGAGGCAGGAGCGGCGAGGTTCGTAGTCGGCTCCAGGCGGCAGATCGCTGATGTGGCCGCCGGCGCTGAGCGACTTCAGCGGATAGTCGTCGATGCACCCTCTGGCAGTGCGCTGGTGTCTGACGCATTGACGCACCCCGAACTCGACGTCATCGGGCTGCATTGCAGCCTCGACGATGACGACGACGCGATCGGTGCGGTGAAGCTGAGGCAGATGGTCGCGGAGATGGCGCGTATTCGGCGTGAGCAGGGCGTCCTGCTCACGCGGATCAGCCTCGCGGACCTGGAGGTGGGGGACCGCTTCCTCGAGCCGAGGATCCTTCGTCGTGTCGCCGAGGCCGTCGGCGAGGTGGTTGGCGATGCCTGTGCGCAGTACCGCTATCCGCGGCCCGCGCTCACCGTGTCGCCCACGCGGACCGCTCTTTTGCCGGCATAG